One Pseudochaenichthys georgianus chromosome 4, fPseGeo1.2, whole genome shotgun sequence DNA window includes the following coding sequences:
- the ociad2 gene encoding OCIA domain-containing protein 2, with amino-acid sequence MSSETITVKTGEAAAAAADIVAAPKKGEWKCPLSDHYVHREDVRKVWKECQEESFWYRALPLSMGSMAVTGGLIYNGVWQSSKRFGPFPKLLVAGILGFAVGKASYVSTCRNKFQEVGIEGGSGSGPWANGASFGPFNKSGHGHRSCHHVCEECKKKAQDAPAEQVKS; translated from the exons ATGAGCTCTGAAACTATAACCGTGAAGACCGGTGAAGcggcagctgctgctgctgacattgTTGCAGCTCCAAAGAAAGGGGAGTGGAAG TGCCCTCTGAGTGATCATTATGTCCACAGAGAAGATGTGAGAAAGGTTTGGAAAGAGTGCCAAGAGGAAAGCTTCTGGTACAGAG CCCTTCCCCTCTCTATGGGGAGCATGGCTGTCACCGGTGGTCTTATTTACAACG GTGTCTGGCAATCGTCAAAGAGATTTGGACCATTCCCAAAACTCTTAG TTGCTGGGATCCTTGGTTTCGCAGTGGGAAAAGCATCTTATGTATCGACCTGCCGAAACAAATTCCAGGAGGTTGGCATTGAAGGTGGATCGGGATCTGGACCCTGGGCTAATGGAGCTTCCTTTGGACCTTTCAATAAATCTGGTCATGGACACAG ATCGTGCcaccatgtgtgtgaagaatgtAAGAAGAAGGCTCAAGATGCACCTGCAGAACAAGTGAAAAGCTAG
- the LOC117445350 gene encoding LOW QUALITY PROTEIN: dynein regulatory complex protein 11 (The sequence of the model RefSeq protein was modified relative to this genomic sequence to represent the inferred CDS: deleted 1 base in 1 codon) has product MSQRGYNEMWADAQLALSRLLNEELPAEPPYPEKDRVVFFQRLAMLYVRYIQILRQLEEVYDQVVHPQKRRVVRAILDGVIGRVLELKNEMVEKEFSEYHYMDDVLHDLKLTPEDLEIPIPRYFLREPNKELQERKKMLTAILKLVGVTESPEPLMAKDMSQEKAIKIIQVAERARQGRLRAKLNEESRNMNRMYRTKEPGTDAIESATVCIQKVWRGYMQRKRTKILREEEMIFLGMAMDPKYKVPCPTEIAAQSSEASRKIKQEEHNEDYQKSLVSVTNQLRDVEGYDISKTMKEQIRQWFIECRDTTGSFPDFPEEEDGGSALIFAEKNPQQLMEEIAAKEDDESDNKPKGKEEKKEKGKKEKGKDDEEGEEAGLKMMPSAFLSDLEMENKIFEDFWKNLNETRNFSQRHEVELIKEERRKMIEEEIRVKVDEQMRQELAEWKLAVDKDKGGKTKANAKKKKGSKSGKKKKKEKDLTADRTLESLCQELVEQGLLKQANNVRLHDYMGDYSYLGTTLRQNDIEPMPSLSDVRQVLSLYAVLPLGSQYVHEKAPLIKAILLAGPAGVGKKMLIHAICKETGANLFDLSPLNTAGKYPGKSGLAMMLHMVFKVARLMQPSVIWIEDAEKMFYKKVPKEEKELDPKRLKKDLPKSLKLIKGEDRVLIVGTSTDPLSADIKSLCKMYSKIILIPRPDYGSRCILWNRLIRKQGGDVTRALDLGSLAKISDGYTPGHMVQVIQSIVTKRRTLQQANRPLTAAEFVAPLAKIDPVFQEEEEALKNWYAKTPLGKKRIKAATGKEEEDAPVKGKDAKKKGKK; this is encoded by the exons ATGTCTCAaag GGGATACAACGAGATGTGGGCCGACGCTCAGTTAGCGTTGAGCCGCCTGCTAAATGAGGAGCTGCCTGCTGAGCCCCCCTACCCAGAGAAGGACAGGGTGGTGTTCTTCCAGCGTCTGGCCATGCTCTATGTGCGCTACATCCAAATCCTCAGACAGCTGGAGGAGGTCTATGACCAGGTGGTCCACCCTCAGAAGAGACGAGTTGTTCGGGCGATTCTCGATGGTGTGATCGGGAGGGTTTTAGAGCTGAAAAATGAAATGGTGGAGAAAGAGTTCTCAGAGTACCACTACATGGATGATGTCCTTCATGATTTAAAGCTTACACCT GAAGACCTTGAGATCCCCATCCCTCGCTATTTCCTCAGGGAACCCAACAAGGAACTCCAAGAACGAAAAAAGATGCTGACAGCAATTCTTAAATTGGTGGGGGTTACTGAAAGCCCAGAA CCCTTGATGGCCAAGGACATGAGTCAGGAGAAGGCCATTAAGATCATTCAAGTGGCAGAGAGGGCCCGACAAGGACGCCTGAGGGCCAAGTTGAATGAAGAGAGCAGGAACATGAACAGGATGTACAGGACCAAGGAACCTGGGACAGACGCCATTGAATCGGCCACAGTCTGCATACAGAAG GTGTGGAGGGGCTACATGCAGAGG AAGAGGACAAAGATTCTTCGGGAAGAAGAAATGATTTTTCTGGGAATG GCCATGGATCCAAAATACAAGGTGCCCTGCCCCACAGAAATCGCTGCCCAGTCCAGTGAGGCTAGCAGAAAGATTAAACAGGAGGAGCACAACGAGGACTACCAGAAGTCTTTAGTGTCCGTCACAAACCAACTACGAGATGTAGAGGGCTATGACATCAGCAAGACCATGAAGGAGCAGATCCGACAGTGGTTCATTGAATGCCG TGATACCACAGGATCGTTTCCAGACTTCCCCGAAGAAGAGGACGGAGGCTCAGCCCTCATTTTTGCTGAAAAGAACCCTCAGCAG TTAATGGAGGAAATTGCTGCAAAGGAAGATGATGAATCCGACAACAAACCAAAGGggaaggaggagaagaaggaaaAGGGGAAAAAGGAAAAGGGAAAGGATGATGAGGAA GGAGAGGAGGCAGGGCTGAAGATGATGCCTTCGGCTTTTCTGTCAGACTTGGAAATGGAAAACAAAATCTTTGAAG ATTTTTGGAAAAACCTAAATGAGACCAGAAACTTCAGCCAGAGGCACGAGGTGGAGCTGATCAAGGAGGAAAGGAGGAAAATGATTGAGGAAGAGATTCGAGTGAAG GTAGATGAGCAGATGAGACAAGAGCTGGCTGAATGGAAGCTAGCTGTGGATAAAGACAAGGGTGGGAAAACCAAAGCGAATGCTAAG AAAAAGAAAGGATCTAAGAGtgggaagaagaagaaaaaggagAAGGATTTAACAGCTGACAG GACTCTGGAGTCTCTGTGTCAGGAGCTGGTGGAGCAGGGCTTGTTGAAACAGGCTAATAACGTTAGGCTGCATGATTACATGG GTGATTACAGCTACCTTGGGACCACACTCAGGCAAAATGACATCGAGCCCATGCCATCACTGTCAGATGTGCGGCAGGTCTTGTCTCTATATGCTGTTTTACCATTAG GCTCTCAGTATGTTCATGAGAAGGCTCCTCTGATAAAGGCCATCCTACTGGCAGGGCCCGCAGGAGTGGGTAAGAAGATGTTGATCCATGCAATCTGCAAGGAGACGGGAGCCAACCTGTTCGATCTGTCCCCTCTGAACACGGCAGGGAAGTACCCGGGCAAGAGTGGCCTCGCCATGATGCTCCACATGGTGTTCAAG GTTGCAAGATTGATGCAACCTTCGGTAATATGGATCGAAGACGCAGAGAAAATGTTCTACAAGAAGGTTCCCAAGGAAGAAAAAGAG TTGGATCCCAAGCGCTTGAAGAAAGACCTGCCAAAGTCTCTGAAGTTGATCAAAGGGGAGGATCGTGTTCTGATAGTGGGAACATCCACAGACCCGCTGAGTGCCGACATCAAGTCACTTTGTAAAATGTACAGCAAGATCATTCTCATCCCAAGACCGGACTACGGCTCAAGATGCA TCCTGTGGAACCGACTGATCAGGAAGCAGGGCGGGGATGTGACCAGGGCGCTGGACCTCGGCTCTCTTGCGAAGATTTCTGATGGCTACACACCAGGTCACATGGTCCAGGTGATCCAGAGCATCGTCACCAAGCGCCGCACCCTGCAGCAGGCCAACAGACCGCTGACGGCCGCAGAGTTTGTGGCTCCACTAGCCAAGATTGACCCTGTGTttcaggaggaagaagaggcccTCAAG AACTGGTATGCAAAGACCCCTCTGGGAAAGAAGAGGATTAAAGCTGCGACAGGAAAGGAAGAAGAGGACGCACCAGTCAAAGGCAAAGATGCAAAAAAGAAAGGGAAAAAATAA